AGCGCAACGTAGAAAAGCCGCCGCAATTCGGCGTGCTCTTTGGCGTTTTGTACGGCGCGGAATTTTCGGGTAAAATAGTCGCACGGCACTTTACCGGCGGAACGCAGCGCGTCGGGTACCGGCGGTTTAAGCACCATGCTGTCGCCGGCTCCCGGGACGATCGGTATGCGGCTGACGTACGCTTCCGAAAAATTGCCGCCGGCCTTCGCCGCCGTGTCGCAGATGAAGACGACCGGAAACTGCAATCCTTTGCTTTTATGGATACTCATGATGCGGACGGCCGGCGGCCGGTCGAGCGGAATTTCCATGTCGTCGATGCGGCTGCCGTCCTGCCGGAGCCGGTATAAGTCGTCGGCAAAATCGGCGAGCGATAAACTTTGGTCGTCGGCTTGCCGCGCCAGTTCGTACAGATAGTCGTATAGTTCGCGGTACAGCGCGGTGTTTTGGCTCCACAGCGTTTCGTAGCGGTAGCCTTCGTCGTACCACAGTCCGGTGATGACGTCCGCAACGGAAGCGCTCCGCGCACGGGCGGCGAGTCGTTCGTAGCGCGCGCGGCCGGAACGGTAGGCTGCCGCGTCGTCCTCGTCGAGCAGTTCGTCGGCGCCGCGGGAAAACGGAAGCGGCTGCGCCGCATCGGCGGGAATGGTATTGATGCCGGCGGCGGTGTGGAATTCCAGACAGCGCGCGACGCCGCTCGGTGAAAGACCCGCAAACGGAGACGCGAGTACCGCCGCGTAGGAGAGCACGTCGGCAGGATAAGCGGCAAGGCGCAGCAGGTGCAGTATGTCGTTCACCGGTGCGTCGGCAAAGAAGCTGACGATGTTTTCGGTAACGTAGGGAATGCCCGCTTCGCGCAGGGATTTTTCGTAAAAAATCTGTTTTGAATACGAACGCAGCAAAACGGCGCAGTCCTGCGTCCGGTAGCGCGCGTTCGGTCCGCACGTCAGTTCGTGTATCTTTTTCGCAATGAAAAGCGCTTCGTTTTCAACTGCGGAAAGTTCTTCCGCCGCCGCGTCGATTTCGTCTTTTTCCGCTGCGGTTTCACTGTCTTCGCTTTCCTCCGGTTCGGCTTTATCCAGCAGACACACGTGAACGCGCGGCGTCAGGCCGTCTTGCCCGGAAACGTCCGCGCCGTTTTCCGTTTTCTGTGCGGCGATCGAAGGCGGTACGAGCGCCGGCGTGCAGGCCGCTTCGTATTCGGGAAAATCACGCAGCGCGGCGTTCAGAAAAATGCCCGGCGATTCGGATTCCTCCCGTGCCTCCGGCTCTTCCCGTGGGTCGGACGGTTCGGGAGCCGGATCCGACGTTCTGCCGCTGAACAGGAGGTTCGACGCGTAAACGAGCGCCGGCTCGGAACGGTAATTGCAGCGCAGCCGGAGCATATCCGTTGAAGGCAGCGTTTCCGTCAGGCTTCTGAACACCGAAACGTCCGCGCCGCGGAATCGGTAAATGGATTGCTTTTCGTCGCCGACGAAAAACAGCTTGTCGGGACACACGTCGTCCGCGGACGGAATCCCGTCGGTAAGGCGGTCGCGTTTTTCGGCAAGCAGAAACAGCATGTCGCGCTGGACGGCGTTGTTGTCCTGGAATTCGTCTATCATGATCGCGTCGAACGACTGTTTTTCGTTCCGGCGGATATCGGTTTCATTTTTCAGTATGGTTACCGCGAGCGAAGCGACGTCGTCGAACGTCAGCTTGCCGTTCGTCCGCTTCCAAGTGAGAAACTGTGCCGAAAACGTATCCAGCAGGGGCATGATGTCGGCGCTCACTCCCGCCTGCAGAAGCAGCGCGGCGGCACTCGCAAGCGGTTCCGTTTCGGCAGCCGCCTGTTTGAACAGCGCGATCGCGTCGTGTTTACCGGTTTTGCGGATTTTGACGCCTTCAAGCACGTCCGAGAGCCAGGCCGGCAGATCGTGCTGAATGGCTGCCGCGGCGGCCGTCATGCATCGGCTGCCGGGCGGCGCTTTCAGTACGTCCGAAACGTATCGGCGGAGCACCTGTTCCGGCGGCAGCAGCGCGGCGGTTCGCTCGTGATACGCTTGCACGAACCGGTCGATTTTCTTTTCAGTTTCGCTCGCTGCCGGCTGCTGAGCGAACGCCAGGCGGACGGCGTCTAGGCAGGCTTCAAAGCGCTGCGTCTTTTCACCCCAGTCGCGGATCAGTATGTCGAACTGCGCTTCAAGCGAGCGCTCATACGCGGGCGGATCGCTTATTCGGCCGTAGGCGCAAACCGTATCGGCGAACAGTTCCTGCGCGAGCCGTTCGGGGCGCGTCGTTTGCAGAAACTGCCGGAGCGCGGGCTGCGAACGGTGCTCGATCAAAAACTGCAGCGCCTGCGTCCGCGCGGCTTCTTTGCACGCTTCGTTGTCGGTTTCAAAGTCGGGCGCGATTCCGTAGCGGTGCGCCGCGAGTTTTACGATGGAGGCGCCGTACGAGTCGAGCGTTTGAATGCGGGTCTTGAAAAACGATTCGATCGCCGTCCGTGCCTTGCGCTGCGCGTCGCCGCTGCCGTTTTCCGCGACCGTTTTGAGCGTCCGGTAAATGCGTGCGTACATTTCCGCGGCGGCTTTTTTGGTAAACGTGAGCGTCAGAATCTTTTCGGCGGGAATATCGCGGTACAGTACGAGATAGGCGAATCGGCCGGCGAGTACGGTCGTTTTGCCCGAACCGGCCCCCGCAGCGACCACGCTGTTGCGGGCCGCGGTTACCGCGGCAGTCTGTTCCTCGTTCAATTTGCTGAAAATGCCGGCGGTGCTCATATGCGGATATCCTCCTGTCTGTTGCCCGAAACCGAATAGCGGGTGCGGCAGACGTGCCGGTACGGACAGCCGCCGCACGTTTTGTAGGTGACGCCCGCAGCGCTTACGGGTTCGGCGGCTGCAACGGCCCGTACGTATGAACTGATTTTTTCTTGCAGCAGAAGGATGGACGGCTCGAAGGCTTCACGGCTGACGACGAGCGAATCCCGGTACGGTTTTTTCCGTCCGCCGTCGTCCGTAATCGAGCCGGTGACGACCGTCGGTTCGGCCTCAACCACGCTGAAAAAACAGGTTTTTTCAACGGCGATTCCCGGATGCGCGTGTTCGTACAGCAGCGTGTACATCGCCATCTGATAATTTTTCAATTCATAGGTTTTGACGGAATTCGACTGCTGCAGTTGCAGCTGCGCGCATTCGGCGGCGTTCGGTGTTCCGTTCGTTTTGAAGTCGATGATGACCGGCGCGTCCGTTTCCGGTTCGACGAGTACGAGGTCCAGTCGGCCGTTCAGTATGGAAGCGAGACCGTTTTCTTCCCGGTGGACGAACGAATAGGCCGTTTCGACTTCGCTGACGATATGACCGGCGAAGTACGACAAAAAGGCGCGCAGACAATTGCGGAGCGTTTCTTCCAAAGCCTGTTCGCGGGCGCGCAGCAGTTCGGCGCCGATAACGCTGACGGCGTTGCCTTGGAGGCTGCCGTTCCGTTCCGTTTCAGCCAGAACGGCGTTCAGTTCCCGCCGTACGATCTGCGCGCAGTTTTCCGGCATTTGTCCGTTTGCAAGCGGCGGCAGCGTACCCTTTGCCTGCGGATCCGCTTTTACGGCGGAAAAAAAACGTTCCAGTACGGTGTGGTACAGCACGCCCGTCGTGTTCGCCGCAGTCAGTTCCGCGTCGAGTGAAAAGGATTCAAGTCCGAATATCCGACTGAACAGCCATTTGACGGGACATTCGTAATACGCGTGCAGATCGGTGACCGACACGCGCAGCGTGCGGCTTGGCGCGTCCTGACCGACGCCGTCGATCGGTGCGTACAGCCGCGCCCTGACGGCTTCCGGTACGGCGGTACGGCTTCCGCGCCGGGCGCTCGGATTTTCGCCGGTGCATTCCGTTTGCCAGTCTTTTTCGTCCGACACGCCGACGTTTCCGCCGGTGCATTCCGTTTGCCGGTCTTTTTCGTCCGACACGCCGGCGGCTGCGCTCCAATTGAAAAATCCCGTTTTCTGAACCGGATACAACCGTTCAGGAAACGGCGTGCCGTCGGGATCGGCGAACCATTCGGCTTCAGCTCCGTACGCGTCGGGTTCCGCCGGATCCGGTTCCGCCTGAGCGAGCGCGCTGTGCGGTATGGCGTATCCGCCGAAACTGTTTTCCGCAAAGGTAAAATACGCATTTCCGTCGGCGCTGTGCATGTCGTACAGCCGGATGAACGACGCCGACAAGTCCGCGTCTACGAGTGCGAGCCGTTTACGCTTGTCTTCGCGCAGAAAGCCCAGCTGTTTTACCGTTACCGAAAGCGTTTTCTGCGACGCGCCGACGACGATATGGCAGCCTGCGGCCGCGCCGGCCGCCGCACGGTACGGCAGCAAGTTGACGCCCTGCGTTTCCTGGCGCGGCAGATATACCTTGTCGGCAAGATAGCGGACGAAGAACGAAAACGGCTGTTCCGGTTTGACCGTCGGATACGTGTTTTCTATGTCGACGAGCGCCAGCAGTTCCGAAACGCAGCGGCCGAGCACTTTATCCGCGAGCGGCGTACAGAGCGTCATGTCGAAAAAGCGTTCCCTGAATGAAAAATAGCGCGATCTGATCCGTTCAAACGAATCCGCCGCCGTAAGCGCACTCAGTTCCTTTTTCAGCAAAGTGTAAAACGTGCGGGCCCGTTCTTCCCTTCCGGCGGCCGCGCTGCGAAACGCCTGTTCCCACACGTCGATTTGCACGTCGCCTTCACGCCAGGAACACAGGCAGTTGTTTTTTTTCCCGAACGCGATCAATTGGTCGATGCTTTCGCCGTCTTTCCACGGAAGGTTTTTATCGAGCAGGAGTTTTCTGACCTCGTCGAACGGAAACTGCCGCGACACGCATTCCCACACCGTTTTGAAAAAAGTTCCGGCGGCGTAGCTTGAGAGCGGCTT
This sequence is a window from Treponema brennaborense DSM 12168. Protein-coding genes within it:
- a CDS encoding UvrD-helicase domain-containing protein codes for the protein MSTAGIFSKLNEEQTAAVTAARNSVVAAGAGSGKTTVLAGRFAYLVLYRDIPAEKILTLTFTKKAAAEMYARIYRTLKTVAENGSGDAQRKARTAIESFFKTRIQTLDSYGASIVKLAAHRYGIAPDFETDNEACKEAARTQALQFLIEHRSQPALRQFLQTTRPERLAQELFADTVCAYGRISDPPAYERSLEAQFDILIRDWGEKTQRFEACLDAVRLAFAQQPAASETEKKIDRFVQAYHERTAALLPPEQVLRRYVSDVLKAPPGSRCMTAAAAAIQHDLPAWLSDVLEGVKIRKTGKHDAIALFKQAAAETEPLASAAALLLQAGVSADIMPLLDTFSAQFLTWKRTNGKLTFDDVASLAVTILKNETDIRRNEKQSFDAIMIDEFQDNNAVQRDMLFLLAEKRDRLTDGIPSADDVCPDKLFFVGDEKQSIYRFRGADVSVFRSLTETLPSTDMLRLRCNYRSEPALVYASNLLFSGRTSDPAPEPSDPREEPEAREESESPGIFLNAALRDFPEYEAACTPALVPPSIAAQKTENGADVSGQDGLTPRVHVCLLDKAEPEESEDSETAAEKDEIDAAAEELSAVENEALFIAKKIHELTCGPNARYRTQDCAVLLRSYSKQIFYEKSLREAGIPYVTENIVSFFADAPVNDILHLLRLAAYPADVLSYAAVLASPFAGLSPSGVARCLEFHTAAGINTIPADAAQPLPFSRGADELLDEDDAAAYRSGRARYERLAARARSASVADVITGLWYDEGYRYETLWSQNTALYRELYDYLYELARQADDQSLSLADFADDLYRLRQDGSRIDDMEIPLDRPPAVRIMSIHKSKGLQFPVVFICDTAAKAGGNFSEAYVSRIPIVPGAGDSMVLKPPVPDALRSAGKVPCDYFTRKFRAVQNAKEHAELRRLFYVALTRAEKEVYVSAALDLKLEAEETLEQAVVRYTAAKTAAQAENDAKKGTAALVSFGHDAVLHNGTIIGLVLPVLSAWIGRSPHPPFFTLERIPLWNRPQSKSLLRTMHRSRGADRTKRDVQRKAAPQYAACTQEKLLRVQPVPPDRFTPSTLGTEPMPRPLQPELFEPAADTAEWAELDAVLNEFKTLADITGSDAIAFTAADFGTLAHAHIEALLTGNPLGAEIRGAATLTPRQLAVVTGAAQRMAERFAASELAAAARAAHWRESEYPFRSRIKTAAGTDAFIEGAIDLLFTGTFPAGAQAERELFVVDFKTDTDVRPDRHVAQLACYRKAALDITGETKCRCILYYLRSGTAVDVSAQAAAFDISAAVENAARAAPGD
- a CDS encoding PD-(D/E)XK nuclease family protein, with the translated sequence MTLYADDILRATIADNRCVYVFPTEIAASAWADRALEITDAQSVALDRFIAWDTFKSDSIRSQKQQKRSIPSVLRKLFAERLIAENARLVKTGEPPLFRSIINPQYAQTASSFAEWIAGLLPSLGPWYERFVRESEGDSEDGDLLTLTRRYEAFLEEHQLFEPAWEKPPFKADGKTYYIFYPEILTDFFEYEKLLESARNVELIRINGDLSDGEAAAAERGTRLSVAANPSDTAASPDTASSPRVHCFGNSRAELAAVVRKIKELHDRGLAWNDISVNIADMETYAPYLERECELHSIPCVRRAGKPLSSYAAGTFFKTVWECVSRQFPFDEVRKLLLDKNLPWKDGESIDQLIAFGKKNNCLCSWREGDVQIDVWEQAFRSAAAGREERARTFYTLLKKELSALTAADSFERIRSRYFSFRERFFDMTLCTPLADKVLGRCVSELLALVDIENTYPTVKPEQPFSFFVRYLADKVYLPRQETQGVNLLPYRAAAGAAAGCHIVVGASQKTLSVTVKQLGFLREDKRKRLALVDADLSASFIRLYDMHSADGNAYFTFAENSFGGYAIPHSALAQAEPDPAEPDAYGAEAEWFADPDGTPFPERLYPVQKTGFFNWSAAAGVSDEKDRQTECTGGNVGVSDEKDWQTECTGENPSARRGSRTAVPEAVRARLYAPIDGVGQDAPSRTLRVSVTDLHAYYECPVKWLFSRIFGLESFSLDAELTAANTTGVLYHTVLERFFSAVKADPQAKGTLPPLANGQMPENCAQIVRRELNAVLAETERNGSLQGNAVSVIGAELLRAREQALEETLRNCLRAFLSYFAGHIVSEVETAYSFVHREENGLASILNGRLDLVLVEPETDAPVIIDFKTNGTPNAAECAQLQLQQSNSVKTYELKNYQMAMYTLLYEHAHPGIAVEKTCFFSVVEAEPTVVTGSITDDGGRKKPYRDSLVVSREAFEPSILLLQEKISSYVRAVAAAEPVSAAGVTYKTCGGCPYRHVCRTRYSVSGNRQEDIRI